Within the Deltaproteobacteria bacterium genome, the region CGACGCCGAACTCGTGCTTTCCACGCGGGAAAGTGCCCGGCTGCGTGACCATCTCGTGGGTCTCGGCATCACGCGCATGAGTGCCGGCAGCCGCACCAATCCCGGAGGTTACGTGACGAATGACGCGTCGGGCCGCCAGTTCGAGGTGAGCGACGAGCGCTCACCCGGCGAGGTTGCCGAGGCCATCATCGCGCGTGGTTTCGAACCGGTCTGGAAAGATTTCGACTCCGCCTTTCTCCAACACAATCCATGACACACGATTCCCCCAAACGTGCCGGCCGCGAAGCGCTTCTGCGCGAGGTCGACCTCTATCTCGTGACCGGAGAGGAGTTTTCCGCCGGCCGGTCCACGCCGGCCGTGGTCGACGCCGCCCTCGAGGCGGGCGTCCGGATGATCCAGCTTCGCGAAAAGCGCATGACCAAACGCGAACTGACGAAGCTCGGCGAGATGTGTCGCGCAAAGACCGCGGCGGCGGGCTGCCTGCTGATCGTCAACGATCACCTCGATGTCGCGCTGGCCATCGATGCGGATGGTGTCCACCTGGGCCACTCGGATTTGCCGGTGGAGGCCGCCCGGCGCATTGCGCCCGATTTCATTCTGGGCGCGAGCAGTCACCACGTCGACCAGGCCGTTGAGGCCGAGCGCATGGGTGCGTCGTACGTGAACATCGGCCCGATTTTTCCGACGAAGACGAAGTCCTCGAAGGTCGCGCTCGGTCCGCGCGCGGTGGCCGACGTCGTGGCCGGCGTGTCGATTCCCGTCACCTGCATGGGCGGTATCAAGCTGGACAACGTGGACGAGGTGCTGATTGCCGGCGCCCGGATCGTTTCGGTCGTTACGGCGGTCACGGCGGCGACGGATATCCGCACGGCGGTTCGGGAACTGCGCGACAAGATCCTCGCGGCGCGCGAAAACGCGGGTCAGACGGGCAGGTCGAGGTAGTTCCGCGCGTTTTGCAGCAACACGGCCGGGATCAACTGCGTGTGGCCGCGCCGACTCACCGGTTCCGCCGCGACGTAAACGGGCATCGAACGCAGGGCGTCCTGAAGCTGCTGCCGAACGACCTCGCGGATTTTCCGGCAACGCGCTTCGCCGAGCTGCATCATGTCGCGCAGCAACAGGTTGATATAAAGCGGGATCTCGATGTTCGAGTGAACGGAATTTGCCGCCTGCGCCGATTTCGCGGGATCGGGGTGCGTGGTTTCGACAAGCAGTTCGGATGCCGTAAACGCGATTCCCCATGCGAGCAGGTTGGTCACGTTCGATTCCGAGACGGATCCGAGCCGTAAACCTTCGAACATCAATTCGGCGAGCGTGAGACGGTCGAGTTCGCCGATTTCACTGCCCTTCGTTTGTTGTTCGCGCAAAAATGCGTACGCCGTGCGGAGCGGGTCGCGACCGGGCCGCCAAGCCGGGGTGTCGATCGACGCCAACGCGCACAGACGGTGCATGAGTTCATAGATCTTCGCCGCGAGAATGAGTTCGAGCGCGGCGGGAACGCGGCAACTCAGAGCGGCGAGCATGCCGACCAGCCCGCCGGGAACCGCGTCGAGCAGCTCCTTTTCGGTCTGGATGAAGTGGCGGTGATCCATCCCCATTTCGTAGGTCTTCACGTGCACGGCGATCAGGCGCGGAAAAAGCTCCGGTCGATTGCCGAACTTCGTCCAGCCCGTGAGCGTGAGGATATCGTCGTAACGCAGTTCGTGAAGCCAATCCTCGAGGGCGAATGTCGACACGCGACCGGAGATGGCCTGATAAAACAGGTCCTTGAGCGTCGGCGATATGACGGGACCCGCGCCGCCGCGAGCCTTGTAAAATTCCATGACGTTCGTGGGCAAATGCACCTTGCCCTGGTTGAAAAATTCGATGGACTCCACGCAGAGCGCGGACGTCGTGCCGAGGTAGATCTCGAAAAATCCGCCGTATCCGTGCTCCACCCGTTTTTCGTTGTGCTGAAAATAAAACGGATGTTCGACCCAGGTGAAGAAAAAACGGTCGAACACAAAGACCGTGGGCCGTTCCTCGTGCGAGAAGCCCATGAGGTCGCGTTCGCCGCTGACCGGGCAATGAAACCGGCGCGGTTTGACGCGCAGCGCGTGCTCGGACAGGGCTTTGTTAATCGGCGGTCGATGGACCGCACCCACACGTTCACGACTGAGCGATCTGAAACCCATCCTCAACTCGATTATTCGGACGAAACCGCCCGCGACTCAAGCACCCGACGGGGATCGGGGCTATCCGATGCGAATCGAGAGCAATTGTGTCGTCAGTGTGACGATTCCGGCCGCGACATACAATGCGCGATAGACGACCTGATAGGAGCGGCGATAGACCTCGCCGGAACGCGGGCGCAGGGAAACGTGGGCGACCACGTGGAGTGGGAAGATGGCGACAAAGGGCCAGGAAAGCGACCAGTCGATCAGGCCGCGCGAAGACACGACGACGAGATAAATCGCAAAGACGCCAAATACCGCCAAGGCGACATTCAGCATGCGGCGCGGCCCGAAGACGACCGCATTCGTGCGAAGACCGATGGATTTGTCCGCGTCGTGATCCTTGACCTCGTGATTCAGATGCCCGGCGGCGAACACGCCCGCAAAGAACAGCGCGAGGGCCACGGCCGGCGCGTCGATGTCGCGAACCACAACCCAGCCGAGTAGAAACTGCAAGATACCGCCGGTGAAATGAATGACGCTGCCCCAGACCGGCCGGCCTTTGGCCAAGACGTCCGGGTGCGAATAGAGCGTCCAAACCGCGAAAATCGACAGCGCGATGGGGAAGCACTTCGGCAGCCAGGTCAGATACAGGAAAAACGACACCGCGAGGCCGACGAAGGCGACGACGAGAAGCTGCGTCGCGGTGATGTCGCCGGTGAGGACCGGGTGATGACCAAGACGGACGTTGGCGCGATCCGTCTCGATCCCACCCCAGGAGTTGAGTGCGTAAACGTAGATGACGAGGCCGTACGTGGACGGCAGGAATTTCAGGATGTCCACAAATTCGACGCACGTCACCCGGGTCAGGGCGAAGAACGTGCCGATGAGCGGAAACCCGACCATCAGCGTCGATTCGAGCGCGCGAATCGCCTTCAGAAATACGACGACGCGCTTGATCATCGCGAATCCGGGTAGTTCCGCACCACGTAGGTTTCCGCGTAGTCGTCGAGCGCCACGATGCGCGGGTCGCCTTCGGGCGTCCACCACAGGACATGGCCTGTTTGCCCCGGGAAGTTTCGAGCGAGGAACTCCCGGTTGCGCTCGGGGCCGTAGTTGATGACGAAGTGCAGCCGATCGCCGAGCAAAGGGTGCGTGTCTTTCCGACCGGCCACCCAGGAGTCCTGAAAGTCGCCCTTGAGGTAGTAGTCGGTGAAGACGACGCCCTCGTCGATGCCGCGGTCCGCGAGCAATTCATAGGGTTCGTTCACGCGCTCGGACACACGCATCAGCGCGCGCAGGAAAGTCTGCGTGGTGGAGAGGAGCGCGAGCAATGTGCAGACCGCGACGAACGCCGTCGCATACGAACGGCCTTCATCGTTGCCGTAACGCTCGGCGAGCCAGTCGGACGCCGCAAGGACGCCTCGCGCACCGAGAAGAGAAAGCGGCAGGAGCAGTTCGTAATACAGGACGGGACCCGTGTCGGAAACGCCGGGCCAGAAATAGAAAAAGAATACCGCGAAGTTGAGGACGATCGGGCCCGCGAGCCACAGGTCGATCCACCGGAAGCGGCGCGAGGCGAACAGGGCGATGACGGGCAGGAATCCGATCGGCCAGCCGAGCAGCCAGATGTTGAGACGCAGGAAGTTGTTGAGGAGATTTTCGAACCCCAACGTGGGTGTGTGAACGATGTTCCACGCACCCTTGTCGAATCCGAACGGCGAGTCGTACGGCA harbors:
- the thiE gene encoding thiamine phosphate synthase produces the protein MTHDSPKRAGREALLREVDLYLVTGEEFSAGRSTPAVVDAALEAGVRMIQLREKRMTKRELTKLGEMCRAKTAAAGCLLIVNDHLDVALAIDADGVHLGHSDLPVEAARRIAPDFILGASSHHVDQAVEAERMGASYVNIGPIFPTKTKSSKVALGPRAVADVVAGVSIPVTCMGGIKLDNVDEVLIAGARIVSVVTAVTAATDIRTAVRELRDKILAARENAGQTGRSR
- a CDS encoding UbiA prenyltransferase family protein, with the translated sequence MIKRVVVFLKAIRALESTLMVGFPLIGTFFALTRVTCVEFVDILKFLPSTYGLVIYVYALNSWGGIETDRANVRLGHHPVLTGDITATQLLVVAFVGLAVSFFLYLTWLPKCFPIALSIFAVWTLYSHPDVLAKGRPVWGSVIHFTGGILQFLLGWVVVRDIDAPAVALALFFAGVFAAGHLNHEVKDHDADKSIGLRTNAVVFGPRRMLNVALAVFGVFAIYLVVVSSRGLIDWSLSWPFVAIFPLHVVAHVSLRPRSGEVYRRSYQVVYRALYVAAGIVTLTTQLLSIRIG